GGCTGTACACAAAAGCGTGCATCCGATTTACTGACACAAAGTCATGACAATGTGAAAGTTGCGATTGTTATGGAACTAATGAATGCCGATTATGAGCATGCGTGTCAAATGTTATCGGACAATGAGGGACGGATTACACATGTTGTTTCACGATAAGGACACAGTTATTGGTCTTGGCATCATGTCTGGGACTTCTTTAGATGGCATTGATGTTGCATCGGTTCTTTTTGATAAAGGAAGGTGTACATTACGACATTTTGAAAGCTATCCAATCGATGATGACCTGAAGCAAAAAATACTGGATGCATGTAACCCTGAAACCTCGGGTGTCGATACAATCTGTTCTTTAAACTTTGAACTGGGAAAGACCATCGCGCAGTGTGTGGAAACATTTCAACATACTTACCATGAACCCCTTGATTTTATCGCAACCCATGGTCAGACGTTGTATCATATTCCTTCAAGTACAGACCATCTCGTACGTTCAACCCTACAAATTGGTGAACCTTCCTATCTGGCGTATCAATTTGGTGTGCCAGTCGTATCAAACTTCAGAGTGATGGATATGGTTGCTGGTGGTGAGGGAGCGCCTCTTGTACCATTTACCGAAAAGATTCTATTTTATGATGAACAGGTTACAACCTGTATTCAAAATATTGGTGGGATTGGGAATGTGTCGGTCATCTCAAAAGATAAGCAAAAAGAAGTGATTGCCTTTGATACAGGTCCTGGGAATATGTGGATGAATGCTGCCATGCAAGCCTTTTACAAAAAACCTTATGATAAGGATGGTGCAATTGCTCAGATGGGGAGTGAAATACCCGAACTCATGCAGGACTTAATCTGTGATCCCTATTTTAACATCACGCCACCAAAAAGCACCGGTCGCGAATATTTTAGCGAAGCGAAGGTTCATGCCTTTTGTAAAAGGTATTGTGATCGCCAAGAAGACCTAATCCATACGCTTACTAAATTCACCGCCTATTCAATTTATCGCTCGTATCAAGATTACATCTTGCCACACGAAACCATTGATCGTATTGTTTTATGTGGGGGCGGTGCCTATAACAAGACTCTTGTCTCAATGATTCAAGCGTATTTTAAAAACAATGCACTTAGCGTTGTGACAATGGAAGATTTAGGGTATTCTAGTGATGCAAAAGAAGCACTTGCTTTTGCATTGTTGGGCTATAATACACTGCTTGGAAACGTCAATAACTGTCCAAGTGCTACAGGTGCTAAAGAACAGGTAATATGTGGGATGATTACCCCACCACACAGGAGAAACACATGAGAAAATTAGGAATATCAATCTATCCAGACAAATCCTCAGTAAGTGACATGAAGACATATATTGAAAATGCTGCACATGCAGGGTTTTCACGCATCTTTTCGTGCCTACTGTCTGTTGATAAGTCAAAAGCAGTGATTGTTGAAGAGTTCAAGGATATTAACGACTTTGCCCATGAACTCGGGTTTGAGGTCATCGTGGATGTCAGTCCTCGTGTCTTTAATGAGCTGGGAATTTCATACAATGATTTATCGTTTTTTAAAGAAATTGGTGCAGACGGGTTGCGTCTTGATCAAGGATTTACAGGATTAGAAGAAGCAATGATGACGTATAATCCATATGATTTACTCATTGAAATTAACGCAAGTATGGATACCCATACAATTGATACGATTATGGATTATCAACCCAATCGTTTTAACTTAATTTCATGTCATAACTTTTATCCACATCCATATACTGGATTATCCTTAGATTTCTTCAACAAAGCCAATGCTCATTTTACTCGTTATGGTTTAAGAACTGCGGCATTTGTGACTTCACAAGCACCTGCTTCATTTGGTCCATGGCCAGTATCCGATGGCTTATGCACCCTAGAACTGCACCGTAACTTGCCTCTAGATGTTCAAATCAAACATTTTATCGCAATGGACAGTGTCGATGATATCTTGATATCAAACTGTTATCCATCACCACAGGAGCTAAAAGCAGTCTCAAAAATAAACCTCACAAAGGTTAATTTTAGTTGCACACTCATTGATAACTTACCAGAAATTGAAACAAAAATCGTATTGGAAGAGCCGCATTTTAACCGTGGTGATGTAAATGAGAACTTGATTCGTTCAACACAAAGCCGTGTGAAATACAAAGGGCATGCTTTTGAATTAGTGAATGTTCCAGATATCATTCGTCGTGGTGATATTATTATTGAAAGTAAAGACTATGGTCATTATGCAGGTGAATTGATGATCGCGAAGACAGACATGAAAAACTCTGGGAAAAGTAATGTTGTGGGACGTATAAATGAGGATGAGGTGTTCCTTTTAGATTATATTAAACCATGGCAAAAGTTTGAGTTCACACGATGAAACACTATCGATTGGGTGTAGATGCAGGGGGGACCTATACCCGCTATGCTGTATATCTCGATGGTGATTTAGTTGAAGCAGTCACAGGACCTTCCATTCATTTTATGAGCGTTGGATTTAAAGGCATTGGTGAAGCCATTAAAAGCGGATTGAGTCAATTATCCCAAGCGTATCCTTTTGAGAAAGTATTATTTGGATTAGCAGGCTATGGTGAAGATCAGACATTACGGAATAAAATAAGTACGCAGGTTCATTCTGTGTTTTGTGACGCAATCTGTATCAATGATGCTCAACTCGCTCACATTGCTGCACTAAAAAATCACGATGGCATCTTTGTGATTTCCGGAACTGGATCAATTGCACTGCGCAAACATCTCAACCAAACAACCCGTACTGGTGGTTTTGGTTATTTGCTGGATGATAGTGGAAGTGGCTTTTGGATTGGTCAAGCACTGTTAAGACGGTTTACGCACGAAGTGGATGGCAGAGAAAAACGGACGTCGGTTTATGCTACCATCATGGAAGCATTTGATTTGAAGTCTGGGTATGACATAATTCAATCCATATCAAATGCACAAAACACCCGTCAGACAATCGCATCGGTCAGTGGTTTGTTTAAAACATCGACTGAACCCGTTGTCCTTGATATCTTTAAAGAAGCAGGCTATCACTTAGCATGTTGTGCTAATGCCTTAGTTACTGAAGAAGATGACCAGGTGAAGTGTTCATGTGGTGGTAGTGTGCTTATACACAATACGCATGTGCGTGAAAGCTTTGTCCATCACTTAACCCATCAAATCAACTTTAGTTTTGAACCCTATAATGCATGCGATGCAGTGCTCTATATTTAATCAATAAGCAGACGTGTTAAAGAGTCTGCTTTTTTTAGGTGAATGTGTTATTATGATGTTAGAAAGGAGTGTTTTATCGAGAATACGATAGAACCAATGATAGTATGGGAAAATATAAAATTGTGATGGATGAAACAGAAACAGGTCTTAATCATTCGATTGCTGATACAATCATTAAAGGTGGAGATACAACACCCCTTGATTTATTGCTTTATGCAGTTGCAGGATGCAATGGATTAGTAATTAAAAACTTATTGGAAGCCAATCGCATTGACTATAAACTGAATCGCATAGAATGTTCAGGGGAAACAGATCCTGACACGAATAAAACGAGTAAAATTGATGTCGCAATATATCTCAGTGTTTCTGAAGAAAATAAGGCAAAAGTTGAAAAACTTTCACATCAAATTCCTAGGTTTTGTACCGTGGTGCGAAGTTTAGACCCTGCCATCGATATAACAGAAGGCGTAGTCTTTGAATCATGAAAAAAAGGTATCGGATAAAAGTGTTTGCTTAATCCGATGCCTTTTTATATAGATGTGGGTTTGTAAAGCCTTCCTTGCACGGTATTTCTTCTTGCCATTTCTTTATCAATATCATTTAATACAGAGACTTTCTTTAAAGTCCATAAGGGTGCTAAAACATCGTCCAAAACACCATCACCCGTTAAGCGAGCAATCACAGTTTCGGGAGGTAACAATTCCAATTGCGCAATCACAAGATCAACATAAGTTTCTTGGTCGATGATATCAAATGGTTCTTGGAGATAACTTTGACCTAAAGGGGTGTCTTTAATGACATGTAACATATGTATTTTTATCATTTCAGGCTTCAATGAAGCACAAAAGCGCGCCGTTTCGAGCATCATCTCAACACTTTCATTGGGGAATCCATTGATTATGTGCAGACATACTGGAATATTTGCTTCTTTGAGTGCGTTAACACACTCAACAACACTGTTTAAATCATGCCCTCGATTCATCCAAAGCCCCGTTTGATGATGGATTGATTGAAGACCAATCTCAAAGGTTACTTCCTTATGAACGCTCATTGATTTAAAGAACGCAATCTTTTCTTGGTCAAGACAATCTGAGCGTGTCGCGATATCGATGGAAATAAAGCGATCATCAAAGAAGTAGGGGGTGTAGAGTTTTTTTAGTGCATGAAGGGGTGCGTGGGTGTTGGAATAGGATTGAAAGTAAGC
This DNA window, taken from Erysipelothrix larvae, encodes the following:
- a CDS encoding DUF871 domain-containing protein; translated protein: MRKLGISIYPDKSSVSDMKTYIENAAHAGFSRIFSCLLSVDKSKAVIVEEFKDINDFAHELGFEVIVDVSPRVFNELGISYNDLSFFKEIGADGLRLDQGFTGLEEAMMTYNPYDLLIEINASMDTHTIDTIMDYQPNRFNLISCHNFYPHPYTGLSLDFFNKANAHFTRYGLRTAAFVTSQAPASFGPWPVSDGLCTLELHRNLPLDVQIKHFIAMDSVDDILISNCYPSPQELKAVSKINLTKVNFSCTLIDNLPEIETKIVLEEPHFNRGDVNENLIRSTQSRVKYKGHAFELVNVPDIIRRGDIIIESKDYGHYAGELMIAKTDMKNSGKSNVVGRINEDEVFLLDYIKPWQKFEFTR
- a CDS encoding OsmC family protein, with product MGKYKIVMDETETGLNHSIADTIIKGGDTTPLDLLLYAVAGCNGLVIKNLLEANRIDYKLNRIECSGETDPDTNKTSKIDVAIYLSVSEENKAKVEKLSHQIPRFCTVVRSLDPAIDITEGVVFES
- a CDS encoding TIGR01212 family radical SAM protein (This family includes YhcC from E. coli K-12, an uncharacterized radical SAM protein.), whose product is MNSPFIYSNDNKRYHTYNYYTRQKYGSKVYKVCIDAGFSCPNRDGTVGYGGCNFCSERGSGDMIPDTENIELQIQGGFEIMNRKWNGAQAIAYFQSYSNTHAPLHALKKLYTPYFFDDRFISIDIATRSDCLDQEKIAFFKSMSVHKEVTFEIGLQSIHHQTGLWMNRGHDLNSVVECVNALKEANIPVCLHIINGFPNESVEMMLETARFCASLKPEMIKIHMLHVIKDTPLGQSYLQEPFDIIDQETYVDLVIAQLELLPPETVIARLTGDGVLDDVLAPLWTLKKVSVLNDIDKEMARRNTVQGRLYKPTSI
- the anmK gene encoding anhydro-N-acetylmuramic acid kinase AnmK; the encoded protein is MLFHDKDTVIGLGIMSGTSLDGIDVASVLFDKGRCTLRHFESYPIDDDLKQKILDACNPETSGVDTICSLNFELGKTIAQCVETFQHTYHEPLDFIATHGQTLYHIPSSTDHLVRSTLQIGEPSYLAYQFGVPVVSNFRVMDMVAGGEGAPLVPFTEKILFYDEQVTTCIQNIGGIGNVSVISKDKQKEVIAFDTGPGNMWMNAAMQAFYKKPYDKDGAIAQMGSEIPELMQDLICDPYFNITPPKSTGREYFSEAKVHAFCKRYCDRQEDLIHTLTKFTAYSIYRSYQDYILPHETIDRIVLCGGGAYNKTLVSMIQAYFKNNALSVVTMEDLGYSSDAKEALAFALLGYNTLLGNVNNCPSATGAKEQVICGMITPPHRRNT
- a CDS encoding N-acetylglucosamine kinase, giving the protein MKHYRLGVDAGGTYTRYAVYLDGDLVEAVTGPSIHFMSVGFKGIGEAIKSGLSQLSQAYPFEKVLFGLAGYGEDQTLRNKISTQVHSVFCDAICINDAQLAHIAALKNHDGIFVISGTGSIALRKHLNQTTRTGGFGYLLDDSGSGFWIGQALLRRFTHEVDGREKRTSVYATIMEAFDLKSGYDIIQSISNAQNTRQTIASVSGLFKTSTEPVVLDIFKEAGYHLACCANALVTEEDDQVKCSCGGSVLIHNTHVRESFVHHLTHQINFSFEPYNACDAVLYI